A DNA window from Thiopseudomonas alkaliphila contains the following coding sequences:
- the pnp gene encoding polyribonucleotide nucleotidyltransferase, with translation MNPVIKQFQFGQSTVTLETGRVARQASGAVLVSVDNDVTVLVTVVGAKQADPGKDFFPLSVHYQEKTYAAGKIPGGFFKREARPSEKETLTSRLIDRPIRPLFPEGFNNEVQVICTVISTSKKTDPDIAAMLGTSAALAVSGIPFAGPIGAARVGFHPEAGYLLNPSYEQMAVSSLDMVVAGTKDAVLMVESEAQELTEDQMLGAVLFAHDEFQVAIQAINEFAAEAAKPRWDWQPPAENTALLEAIKAEFGAAISEAYTITIKQDRYARLDELRSQVIERFASEEEGQPCEAEVKEAFGIMEYRTVRENIVSGKPRIDGRDTKTVRPLNIEVGVLDKTHGSALFTRGETQALVVATLGTARDAQLLDTLEGEKRDHFMLHYNFPPYSVGECGRMGATGRREIGHGRLARRGVQAMLPSDTEFPYTIRVVSEITESNGSSSMASVCGASLALMDAGVPMRAPVAGIAMGLVKEGEKFAVLTDILGDEDHLGDMDFKVAGTANGVTALQMDIKIQGITEEIMEIALNQAHEARQTILDQMNQVIATSRTELSSNAPTMIAMKIDQDKIRDVIGKGGATIRAICEETNASIDIEDDGSIKIFGETKEAAEAAKARVEGITAEAEIGKIYLGKVERIVDFGAFVNILPGKDGLVHISMLSDQRVEKVTDVLKEGEQVEVLVVDVDNRGRIKLSIKDVAAAKANQAE, from the coding sequence GTGAATCCGGTGATTAAGCAATTTCAATTTGGTCAGTCGACCGTTACGCTTGAAACAGGTCGCGTTGCGCGTCAGGCTTCAGGTGCTGTATTAGTTAGTGTTGATAACGATGTCACAGTATTAGTGACTGTGGTTGGCGCTAAGCAAGCCGATCCAGGCAAAGACTTTTTCCCGCTGTCTGTGCATTATCAAGAAAAAACCTATGCTGCGGGTAAAATTCCTGGTGGTTTCTTCAAGCGTGAAGCACGCCCATCAGAGAAAGAAACTTTAACCTCACGTTTAATTGACCGCCCAATTCGTCCGTTATTTCCAGAAGGATTTAACAACGAAGTGCAGGTGATCTGTACGGTAATCTCTACCAGTAAGAAAACCGATCCCGATATCGCAGCGATGTTAGGTACTTCTGCAGCGTTAGCTGTTTCAGGTATTCCATTTGCTGGTCCAATCGGTGCCGCGCGAGTGGGCTTCCACCCTGAAGCGGGTTACTTGCTTAACCCAAGCTATGAGCAAATGGCTGTGTCTAGTTTAGACATGGTAGTAGCCGGTACTAAAGACGCGGTATTAATGGTTGAGTCAGAAGCTCAAGAGTTAACCGAAGATCAAATGCTCGGTGCGGTACTTTTTGCCCACGACGAGTTCCAGGTGGCGATTCAAGCGATTAATGAGTTTGCTGCTGAAGCTGCTAAGCCACGTTGGGATTGGCAGCCACCAGCTGAAAACACGGCATTACTTGAAGCAATTAAAGCAGAGTTTGGCGCGGCTATTTCAGAAGCCTACACCATCACGATCAAGCAAGACCGTTATGCTCGTTTAGATGAATTGCGCTCTCAAGTGATTGAACGCTTTGCGAGCGAAGAAGAAGGTCAGCCATGTGAAGCAGAGGTGAAAGAAGCCTTTGGTATCATGGAATACCGCACGGTTCGTGAAAACATCGTTTCAGGTAAGCCACGAATTGATGGCCGCGATACCAAAACAGTTCGTCCACTAAACATTGAAGTGGGTGTATTAGATAAAACCCACGGTTCAGCGTTATTTACCCGTGGTGAAACCCAGGCTTTAGTAGTGGCCACTTTAGGTACTGCACGTGATGCACAGCTGCTTGACACCTTAGAAGGTGAAAAGCGCGACCACTTTATGCTGCACTACAACTTCCCTCCATACTCGGTAGGTGAGTGTGGCCGCATGGGTGCTACCGGTCGTCGTGAGATTGGTCACGGTCGTTTAGCCCGTCGTGGTGTTCAAGCCATGCTGCCAAGTGACACTGAGTTTCCGTATACCATTCGTGTGGTATCGGAAATTACTGAGTCTAACGGTTCAAGCTCCATGGCTTCCGTGTGTGGTGCTTCATTAGCATTGATGGATGCGGGTGTACCAATGCGTGCTCCGGTAGCCGGTATCGCTATGGGTCTGGTTAAAGAAGGCGAGAAATTTGCTGTATTAACCGACATCTTAGGTGATGAAGACCACTTAGGTGATATGGACTTTAAAGTAGCAGGTACCGCTAACGGTGTCACAGCACTGCAAATGGACATTAAAATCCAAGGTATTACTGAAGAAATCATGGAAATTGCGTTAAACCAAGCCCATGAAGCGCGTCAGACTATTTTGGATCAAATGAACCAAGTGATTGCGACCTCGCGTACTGAATTATCTTCAAACGCACCGACGATGATCGCGATGAAGATTGACCAAGATAAAATCCGCGATGTGATTGGTAAAGGTGGGGCGACGATTCGCGCGATCTGTGAAGAAACCAATGCTTCGATTGATATTGAAGACGACGGCTCAATCAAAATCTTTGGTGAAACTAAAGAAGCGGCAGAAGCTGCGAAAGCACGTGTTGAAGGCATTACCGCAGAAGCCGAGATCGGCAAGATTTACCTGGGTAAAGTAGAGCGTATTGTTGACTTCGGCGCCTTTGTTAACATTCTTCCAGGTAAAGACGGCCTAGTGCACATTTCTATGCTGAGCGATCAGCGGGTAGAAAAAGTGACTGACGTGCTGAAAGAAGGAGAGCAAGTTGAAGTATTAGTTGTTGACGTAGATAACCGTGGCCGCATTAAGCTATCGATTAAAGACGTGGCAGCAGCTAAGGCTAACCAAGCCGAGTAA
- the loiP gene encoding metalloprotease LoiP, whose translation MLKQSKRLLLSAALGSVLVAGCSGMSSEGLIESGMLGVKALTFSDAEARELANAACAEMDAQAKLAPSNSAYTQRLAKISQRLGQEAGGVALNYKVYQNPEPNAWAMANGCIRVYSGLMDLMTDNEIEGVLGHEIGHVVLGHTKKHMQVAYATAAARTAAASAGNATVAQLSRSQLGDIGHKLIDAQFSQAQETAADNYSFELLTQRNIDRRGLVSAFEKLAELGGGQSSLFSSHPGASARAAAMQQRIDQQK comes from the coding sequence ATGCTTAAACAATCCAAGCGACTGCTGCTAAGTGCAGCTCTGGGCTCAGTATTAGTGGCCGGCTGTTCGGGAATGTCCAGTGAGGGGCTGATTGAGTCCGGTATGTTGGGGGTGAAAGCCTTAACCTTTAGTGATGCCGAAGCCCGTGAGCTGGCAAACGCTGCCTGTGCTGAAATGGATGCGCAAGCTAAATTGGCGCCAAGTAATAGTGCTTATACCCAACGCTTAGCCAAAATCTCCCAGCGTCTAGGGCAAGAGGCAGGTGGGGTAGCGCTAAACTATAAGGTCTATCAAAATCCAGAGCCTAACGCATGGGCGATGGCCAATGGCTGTATTCGGGTGTATAGCGGTTTAATGGATCTGATGACCGACAACGAGATTGAAGGAGTACTAGGCCATGAAATTGGCCACGTCGTCTTGGGTCATACTAAAAAGCATATGCAGGTAGCCTACGCTACAGCTGCCGCGCGTACTGCTGCAGCAAGTGCTGGTAATGCTACAGTGGCTCAGCTGTCCCGTTCACAGTTGGGAGATATAGGCCATAAGTTAATTGATGCTCAGTTTTCTCAAGCACAAGAAACTGCAGCGGATAATTATTCTTTTGAGTTGTTAACTCAACGCAATATTGATCGTCGTGGCTTGGTCAGTGCATTTGAGAAGCTAGCAGAGTTAGGCGGCGGTCAGAGCAGCTTGTTCAGTAGCCATCCGGGGGCCAGTGCCCGTGCCGCAGCGATGCAGCAGCGGATTGATCAGCAGAAGTAA
- a CDS encoding SprT-like domain-containing protein codes for MQVIVDAVEQCFLRAEAHFKQRFTRPVISLQLSGKSAGMAHITQNKLRFNEGIYRLQPEGFVAQTVPHEVAHLIAYRVFGLGIKSHGSEWRYVMQQVFQQPANRTHNFIVPSSHKPKKRYLYQCACASNGQHFLTGQRHALITQKNYRYFCQRCRAELSFVRAAAVVVNQ; via the coding sequence ATGCAGGTTATTGTTGATGCTGTGGAGCAGTGCTTTTTACGCGCTGAAGCTCACTTTAAGCAACGCTTTACCCGTCCAGTGATTAGCCTGCAACTCAGTGGTAAAAGTGCCGGTATGGCCCATATCACGCAGAACAAATTACGTTTTAACGAAGGAATTTATCGACTGCAGCCCGAAGGCTTTGTCGCGCAAACAGTGCCCCATGAAGTGGCACATCTAATTGCTTATCGGGTATTTGGCTTGGGTATTAAGTCCCATGGCAGCGAGTGGCGATATGTTATGCAGCAGGTGTTTCAACAGCCGGCTAACCGCACCCATAACTTTATTGTGCCCAGCTCCCATAAGCCCAAAAAACGCTACCTCTATCAGTGTGCTTGTGCGTCTAATGGACAGCATTTTCTGACAGGGCAGCGCCATGCCTTGATTACCCAGAAAAATTATCGTTATTTTTGCCAGCGCTGTCGTGCTGAGCTAAGTTTTGTTCGGGCTGCGGCGGTGGTGGTTAACCAATAG
- a CDS encoding ATP-binding protein has translation MLGASVITLLFVLALLPALQRVFIVALEESIEQRLAADASAIISATRVIDGKLHMPQKLPDEEYELLSSKQLGLIYDHEGNLLWKSSSTTQENINYQPRYDGRGHEFLRVKDARGREYYVYDVEIDLLRGKSAALSIVTMQAVSDYKHMFRNLRRHLALGLGASMLVLISFLWLGLSWGISSLRSISAELDEIEAGARNALSDHHPRELIRLTRSLNRLLESERHQSQRYRNSLDDLAHSLKTPLAVLQGASEVLDKQGSNREQVRTVQTQISRMSQQISYQLQRASLRKSGLVRHRVALAPILESLTEALNKVYRDKSVTIEKDFSEQLMLPIEHDALLELLGNLLENAYRLCIGHIKISGHVLDGYCELSVEDDGPGVPYDQRERILQRGERLDTQYPGQGIGTAVVKDIIESYQGQLFLEDSVLGGAAFRMTFPLS, from the coding sequence ATGCTCGGCGCAAGTGTGATCACTTTACTTTTTGTATTAGCTCTGCTTCCAGCTCTACAACGAGTATTTATTGTTGCACTGGAAGAGTCGATCGAACAACGCCTTGCAGCTGATGCCAGTGCTATCATCTCGGCTACTCGAGTGATTGACGGCAAGTTACATATGCCACAAAAGTTACCGGATGAAGAGTACGAGCTACTAAGCTCCAAACAGTTGGGGCTCATTTATGATCATGAAGGCAATTTATTATGGAAGTCTTCATCCACTACCCAAGAAAACATCAACTATCAACCCCGTTACGATGGCCGAGGCCATGAGTTTTTACGAGTAAAAGATGCCCGTGGCCGTGAATATTATGTCTATGACGTAGAAATAGACTTACTCAGAGGAAAAAGTGCAGCGCTGAGTATCGTGACTATGCAAGCAGTTAGTGACTACAAGCATATGTTCCGTAATCTACGCCGCCACCTAGCCTTAGGCCTAGGCGCTTCGATGTTAGTGCTGATCAGTTTTTTATGGCTCGGCTTAAGTTGGGGTATTAGCAGTTTGCGCAGCATCAGTGCTGAGCTAGATGAAATTGAAGCCGGTGCCCGCAATGCCCTAAGTGATCATCATCCCCGTGAACTGATTCGCTTAACCCGCTCACTCAACCGCTTATTAGAAAGCGAGCGCCACCAAAGCCAGCGCTATCGCAACTCATTGGATGATCTAGCGCACAGTCTAAAAACACCGTTGGCGGTACTCCAAGGCGCCAGTGAAGTGCTAGACAAGCAAGGCAGTAATCGTGAGCAAGTCCGTACCGTACAAACTCAAATCTCTCGCATGAGTCAGCAAATCAGCTATCAATTACAACGCGCTAGCTTACGCAAAAGCGGCTTAGTCCGTCACCGTGTAGCCTTAGCACCGATTTTAGAAAGCCTCACGGAAGCACTCAATAAAGTGTATCGCGATAAATCTGTCACCATCGAAAAAGACTTTTCTGAGCAGCTCATGCTGCCGATCGAACACGATGCCTTGCTGGAGCTTTTAGGCAACTTACTCGAAAACGCCTATCGCCTATGTATTGGCCATATTAAAATCAGCGGTCATGTCCTAGATGGCTACTGCGAACTTAGCGTAGAAGATGATGGTCCGGGCGTACCTTACGATCAGCGCGAACGCATTTTGCAGCGCGGAGAGCGCTTAGATACCCAGTATCCTGGTCAAGGTATTGGCACCGCTGTAGTTAAAGATATTATTGAAAGTTATCAAGGACAGTTGTTTTTAGAAGACTCAGTGTTAGGCGGTGCAGCCTTTCGTATGACTTTTCCCCTAAGTTAA
- a CDS encoding response regulator, with protein MKILVVEDEALLRHHLYTRLGEQGHVVSAVANAEDALFHAAEYNYDLAIIDLGLPQMNGLELIEQLRSEHYTFPILILTARGSWQDKVVGLAAGADDYVVKPFQFEELEARLNALLRRSSGFVQSNIEAGPLVLDIHRKQATLNQEPLSLTAYEYRILEFLMRHHQQVISKVRLMEQLYPDDEERDPNVIEVLVGRLRRKLEAHNNFKPIETVRGLGYIFTEACH; from the coding sequence ATGAAAATATTGGTGGTCGAAGATGAGGCATTATTGCGTCACCACCTGTATACCAGACTAGGTGAGCAAGGCCATGTAGTTTCTGCTGTTGCCAACGCCGAAGATGCCCTGTTTCATGCTGCTGAGTACAACTATGACTTAGCCATTATTGATCTAGGCCTACCACAAATGAATGGCCTAGAACTCATTGAGCAGTTACGATCAGAGCACTATACTTTTCCAATCTTGATTCTAACGGCACGTGGCAGCTGGCAAGATAAAGTTGTTGGCCTAGCAGCTGGTGCCGATGATTACGTCGTTAAACCGTTTCAGTTTGAAGAACTGGAAGCGCGTTTAAATGCATTATTGCGCCGTTCTTCAGGCTTTGTGCAATCCAATATTGAAGCAGGACCTTTAGTGCTAGATATTCACCGCAAGCAAGCCACACTCAATCAAGAGCCTTTAAGTCTGACTGCCTATGAGTATCGAATTTTAGAGTTCTTAATGCGCCATCATCAGCAGGTAATCTCCAAAGTCCGTTTAATGGAGCAGCTGTATCCTGATGATGAAGAGCGTGACCCTAACGTTATAGAGGTTTTAGTTGGCCGCTTACGTCGTAAATTAGAAGCTCACAATAATTTCAAGCCCATTGAAACTGTACGTGGCCTTGGTTATATCTTTACCGAGGCTTGTCATTGA
- a CDS encoding pyridoxal phosphate-dependent aminotransferase: MLTLNSKLPHVGTTIFAQMSQLAQQHQALNLAQGFPDFPAPEPLLAALGKHALAGQNQYAPLAGLPELREQVAAKIARLYRQQVSAEQEVTITPGATEAIFCAIQAFVGAGDEVLVFDPCYDSYEPSVQLAGGYCIHLPLRLPEFQIDWQQVAEAISPRTRMIILNSPHNPSGAVMSHEDLLQLTELVRDTNIIILSDEVYEHLVFDGASHQSVLAYEELYARSCVVSSFGKTYHVTGWKTGYIVAPAQLTEEIRKVHQFVNFCGVTPVQYALADFMRAHPEHVDELPSFYQQKRDHLCQLLKPSRFKWVPTQSTYFQLLDYSAIQPTFSDLQMTEWLVKEGGIAAIPLSVFYQQPPAEQRLIRICFAKQTHTLDQAGALLCQI; this comes from the coding sequence ATGCTCACCTTGAATAGCAAGCTACCCCATGTCGGAACCACGATTTTTGCCCAAATGTCACAGCTGGCCCAGCAGCACCAGGCGCTGAATTTAGCCCAAGGCTTTCCAGATTTTCCTGCGCCTGAGCCATTATTAGCCGCATTAGGTAAGCATGCTTTAGCAGGGCAGAATCAGTATGCGCCTTTAGCAGGCTTGCCTGAGTTACGTGAGCAGGTCGCAGCTAAAATAGCCCGTTTGTATCGCCAGCAGGTATCGGCTGAACAGGAAGTAACCATTACTCCTGGTGCTACTGAGGCAATTTTTTGTGCGATTCAGGCTTTTGTTGGGGCGGGGGATGAGGTGCTGGTGTTCGATCCTTGCTATGACAGTTATGAGCCGAGTGTGCAGCTGGCCGGTGGCTACTGTATTCATTTACCTTTGCGTTTGCCTGAATTTCAAATTGATTGGCAGCAGGTAGCTGAAGCTATTAGTCCTCGCACGCGGATGATTATTTTAAACAGTCCGCATAATCCCAGTGGTGCGGTGATGAGTCATGAGGATTTGCTGCAGCTGACGGAGTTGGTGCGCGATACCAATATTATTATTTTAAGTGATGAAGTGTACGAGCATTTAGTATTTGATGGGGCGTCACATCAAAGTGTATTGGCCTATGAAGAGTTATATGCCCGTAGTTGTGTGGTGAGTTCGTTTGGCAAAACTTATCATGTAACAGGCTGGAAGACAGGGTATATCGTAGCGCCTGCCCAGTTAACTGAAGAAATTCGCAAGGTGCATCAGTTTGTGAACTTCTGTGGCGTGACCCCGGTACAGTATGCCCTGGCCGATTTTATGCGCGCTCATCCCGAGCATGTCGATGAGCTTCCGAGCTTTTATCAACAAAAGCGTGATCATTTGTGTCAGCTTTTAAAGCCTTCGCGATTTAAATGGGTGCCAACCCAAAGCACTTACTTTCAGTTACTGGATTATTCAGCCATTCAGCCAACATTTTCTGATTTACAGATGACTGAATGGTTAGTGAAAGAGGGTGGGATTGCGGCGATTCCGTTATCGGTGTTTTATCAACAGCCGCCCGCTGAACAGCGCTTAATCCGGATTTGCTTTGCCAAACAAACTCACACGCTAGATCAAGCAGGAGCCTTATTGTGTCAGATTTAA
- a CDS encoding amidohydrolase, whose product MSDLMLKPDLRLAIVQGPMVWQNIPANLEYYAKLLKTLATQPAVDLIVLPEMFNTGFSMESAKLAEPIDGPTTRWLQQQAALYNSVICGSFIVQVGDQDYRNRLLWVQPDGHYQYYDKRHLFRMAGEHQYFTAGTEQLQLELKGWRIRPLICYDLRFPVWSRDPETTDLLIYVANWPAARRNAWNRLLPARAIENLCYVAATNRTGQDAQGYPYSGDSQVLDFMGEPLVEASDREGVFVTQLSAQKLAAFKQKFPAYLDADAFSLNRSN is encoded by the coding sequence GTGTCAGATTTAATGTTAAAACCTGATTTACGTTTAGCTATTGTTCAGGGCCCCATGGTGTGGCAGAACATTCCGGCCAATCTTGAATACTACGCAAAATTACTCAAGACCTTAGCTACGCAGCCTGCGGTGGACTTAATTGTGCTGCCAGAGATGTTTAATACCGGCTTTAGTATGGAGTCAGCTAAGTTGGCTGAGCCGATTGATGGGCCAACCACCCGTTGGTTGCAGCAGCAGGCAGCATTATATAACTCAGTGATTTGCGGCAGTTTTATTGTGCAAGTAGGTGATCAAGATTATCGCAATCGGCTGCTTTGGGTGCAGCCTGACGGGCACTATCAATATTATGATAAGCGCCATTTATTTCGTATGGCAGGTGAGCACCAGTATTTTACTGCCGGAACAGAGCAGCTGCAGCTTGAGTTAAAGGGCTGGCGTATTCGTCCGCTGATTTGTTATGACCTGCGTTTTCCAGTTTGGAGTCGAGACCCAGAAACCACTGACTTACTAATTTATGTGGCTAACTGGCCTGCCGCACGGCGTAATGCGTGGAATCGCTTATTGCCGGCAAGGGCAATTGAAAATCTGTGTTATGTGGCTGCCACCAACCGCACAGGCCAAGATGCTCAGGGTTACCCCTATAGTGGCGATAGTCAGGTGCTGGACTTTATGGGTGAGCCATTGGTTGAAGCTAGTGATCGTGAGGGTGTTTTTGTCACTCAATTATCAGCGCAAAAACTAGCGGCCTTTAAGCAAAAATTCCCGGCCTATTTAGATGCTGATGCTTTTAGCCTAAATCGATCAAATTAA